The stretch of DNA CCAGGCATTCCATTCCTCCGATTCCGGTGCGCCCGTGGGATACATCCTCACGCTGGACGACGGTTTCACCATCTACCATGCCGGAGATACGGGTATCTTCTCGGGCATGAAGCTGTGGGGCAGGCTCTATGACATCGACCTCGCCCTGCTGCCCATAGGCGGCGTGTTCACCATGGATGCACGTCAGGCAGCGCTAGCCTGTTCGCTGCTCAAGTGCCGCGGCGTGGTGCCCATGCACTGGGGAACTTTCCCCGTACTGGAGCAGAACACGCAGGCCTTCCGTGATGCCCTGAAGAATTTTGCGCCGGACTGCAGGCTGTTTGATATGGCCCCCGGCGAAACTCTGTCGTTTTCGAAACTGCCCGAAGGTGACTGCGGGTGTGAATAGGCTCTGTGCGTGTCTGGCATCACGTGCAGTCGGAAGAAGCGAAACAAATGGCGGATGGAAAGACTTGGGTTGTCTATCTGGTGCGTTGTGCCGACATGTCACTCTATTGTGGCATAACCACCGATCTGGAACGACGCCTTGGCGAGCATAACAGCGGCAAGGGGGCGAAATATACCCGCACCCGAACGCCGGTGACTCTGGTTGCCAGCGCCTTGTTTCCGGACCGGAGCAGCGCCTCACGGATGGAGTATAGTGTAAAACAGCAGCCCTCTGGGCGAAAAATCGACTTTCTGGCGCGGCAAGCCGGAGCCGGTTCGTCTTCAGCGCTGTCAATGACTGCCGAGAACGCATAAGGAAGAAATAATGGAAGGCTTTTCGTTTGAAGGGGTGGAACTGTCGCAGGAAGTGCTCAAGTCCATCGAGGACATGGGTTTTGAAGAAGCATCACCCATCCAGGCTCTTGCTATCCCGCCCATTCTGCAGGGCAAGGACATAATCGGGCAGGCTCAGACCGGCACCGGCAAAACCGCTGCGTTCGGCATTCCCATTCTCGAACGCATCAACCCGCGTGATCGCGACGTGCAGGCCATTGTGCTGTGTCCCACCCGCGAGCTTGCCATTCAGGTATCCGAAGAAATTTCAAACCTCGCCAAGCGCATGCGTAGCGTGAGCGTGCTGCCCGTTTACGGCGGCCAGCCCATCGACCGCCAGTTCAAGGCGCTCAAGCGCGGCGCACAGGTTCTGGTAGGCACGCCCGGCCGTGTTATGGACCACCTGGAGCGGGGTACCATCACCTTGGATAAGGTGGTCATGGCCGTGCTGGACGAAGCGGACGAAATGCTCGACATGGGCTTCCGCGACGACATCGAGTTCATCCTCGAAAAAGCGCCCGAGACGGTTCAGACCGTATTCTTCTCCGCCACCATGCCGCCGGAAATTCTGCAGCTGGCAAAGCGCTTCCTCAAGGAGCCCGAATTCCTCAAGGTGACCCAGAAGGTGCTCACCGTGCCCAGCATTGAGCAGATTTACTATGAGGTGCGTCCCTTCCAGAAGATGGATGCCCTGTGTCGCGTGCTGGACGTGTACAACCCCAAGCTGACCGTGGTGTTCTGTTCCACCAAGCGTGGTGTTGACGAGCTGACGGCCAACCTGCAGGCGCGCGGTTATCAGGCCGACGGGCTGCACGGCAACCTGAACCAGACCCAGCGTGACCGCGTGATGAACCGGTTCCGTAAGGGCGGTATTGAAATCCTTGTTGCCACGGACGTGGCGGCACGCGGTATCGACGTGGAAAACGTTGAAGCCGTGGTGAACTTCGATATTCCCAACGACGTGGAATACTACGTGCACCGTATCGGCCGTACCGGCCGCGCAGGCCGCACCGGTCGCGCCTTCACCTTCGTTTCTCCCAAGGAATTCTGGAAGCTGCGTGACATCAAGCGCTACACCAAGGCGCGCATTGTCCAGCATCAGATTCCCTCCATCGAGGAAGTGGAAACCGCCAAGTCCGGCCAACTGCTCGGAGAAATCCGCTCGCAGATTCAGACCGGCAACCTTGAGCGCTACATCTCCACCGTGGAGAACTTCATCGAGAGCGAATTTAACGGCGACCTCACCACCATGGAAATGGCCGCAGCCCTGCTGCGTATCATGATGAAGCGTGACCTCGGCGACGCCGTGCCGGACGAAACCGGCGGATTCGGCGACACCGGCGCACAGGTGGGCATGGTTCGCCTGTTCGTGAACGTGGGCCGCAAGATGCGCATTGGCGCGCGCGACATCGTTGGTGCCATTGCCGGTGAAACCGGCCTGCCCGGCAAGATGATCGGCAACATCGACATCTACGACCGCTTCACCTTTGTGGAAGTGCCGCAGGATTACGCACAGGAAGTGCTCGGTGTCATGAACGGCAACCAGATTCGCGGCTACCGCCTCTTTGTGGAGCCCGCCAGCCGCAAGTAACGGCTGATTGGCATACGACAGAATATGAAAGGCCGCCCATTGGGTGGCCTTTCAGGTTAGTGACAAAACCTCGTTTTCAGTAAAACCGTATTCCCGTTTAGCCGGAACCGAGGTCTGAAAACGGATTTTCATCGCTTATACGAGGTGCAGGAACGTTAGGTTCCTGCCCGGCGGAGCCAAAAAATCCCTGAAATAACTTTGTCAGCAGTCTGAAAGGCCACCCGAAAGGGCGGCCTTTTTTGATATGGGCGGTGGAGTGCGTGAGGCAGCGGGCTACTTTCGGATAATGATGAACTGCTCGTTGCCGCAGTCGTGCTTCTGGCCGAAAACCTTGATGTGGTAGATGCGCAGCTCGTCATCGCCTTCCGGACGGATAACGATATTCCGCGCTGTCTTGCCGATGAACACCTCATGCCACTGCCTGATCTTCTTGATGTCCACTCGCTCTGCAAGTTGATCGTCGGCATAGAAATGTGCGACAGCGTCGTGCTTGTCACCGATGTTGTCGTCCGCCAGAAACTGGATGTAATCCACACTGGCCAAAGCCTTCAGAGGCAGTATGACCCGGCTGTCTATTCCGCCGCACCGGCTCCCGCCGAGGCAGATGGGCGTTTGCGGAACAATCTCCAGAATCATTCCGGCGGCAAGATCGTTGCGGTGCTGTTCTTCGCGTTTCGCCGCTTCTGCGGCGGCTACGCGGGCGCGGCGTTCCTCATCCAGTTTTTGCTGTTCAATATCCAGTTGTGCCTGCTTTTCCCGTGCGACCATCTGCTGTTCCGAAGACAGGCCCTGCCACTCATCGTCAGTCATGCCGAGCGGATTGCGGGCGCAGGCGCACAGGAACATTGCCAAGGCAGCGAGCAGTACATAACGGAAATATCGCAAGACAACCCTCCGGAGTATCGGGATATGCACGGGGTACCCTTGAGGCTGAGCGCAGGGGCTGCAACACTGGGAATGCCTGTAACTACTATGGATAATGTATAACGTGCAAGCGGCCGCATATGGAGATGTTCTCTCCGTATGCGGCCGCGCGATATTCTATTGTGTCCTATTGTGTCCGGACTATGGTGTGGCCTGCAGTCTGGTTATTCCTGCACCCACAGGTCCACTGGCTGGAATCTGGTTACATCCACCAGTCCCTTATCGGTAAGTTTCAGGGCGGGGATGACGGGCAGGGCAAGGAAGGAAAGCGCGGCAAAGGGGCTGCCGAGCTTGTAGCCGAGCGTGCCGAGGGCATCGTTAATGGATTTCAGGCCGCTCAGCACTTCGTGCACAGGGGCATCGCTCATCAGCCCTGCAATGGGCAGGGGCAGCGAGGCCAGCACCTTGCCTTCGTGCGCAACAGCAAGGCCGCCGCCTATGCGCACAACCTCACGCGCGGCCGCAATCATATCCGCATCGGACATGCCGCCGACAATGAGGTTGTGGGAATCGTGCGCCACGGAACCTGCCAGTGCACCGGCCTTGAGGCCGAGACCGGTCACAAAGCCGAGGCCCACGTTGCCGGTGGCATTGTGGCGTTCAAACACGGCCAGTTTGGCGAGATCGCGGGCAGGGTCGGCCACGGCTTCCCCATTGGTGATTCTGGCGTCCATGCGCAGGTCTTCGGTGATGATCTGACCGGGAATGATGCCCATCACGCGCAGCTTGCCCGTGTGCTCGGGTATGCGCAGATCGGCTTCGGTGAGGCTCTTCACGTGCATGGTGTTGCCGGAGAAGGGGGCAGCAGCGGCAAAGCTGCTTTCTGCCACGCGTTTGCCGTTCAGGTAGCAGTCGGCAATGGCA from Desulfovibrio subterraneus encodes:
- a CDS encoding metal-dependent hydrolase, which gives rise to MHTLTWHGHSNFQIATPSANIVIDPFFTGNPSAATPWDGIARPDAVFVTHDHGDHVGQAVDICNATGAMLGAIVGTTGKLVAAGLPQSQVLNGIGYNIGGTVTVGKVGVTMTQAFHSSDSGAPVGYILTLDDGFTIYHAGDTGIFSGMKLWGRLYDIDLALLPIGGVFTMDARQAALACSLLKCRGVVPMHWGTFPVLEQNTQAFRDALKNFAPDCRLFDMAPGETLSFSKLPEGDCGCE
- a CDS encoding GIY-YIG nuclease family protein, which translates into the protein MADGKTWVVYLVRCADMSLYCGITTDLERRLGEHNSGKGAKYTRTRTPVTLVASALFPDRSSASRMEYSVKQQPSGRKIDFLARQAGAGSSSALSMTAENA
- a CDS encoding DEAD/DEAH box helicase; this translates as MEGFSFEGVELSQEVLKSIEDMGFEEASPIQALAIPPILQGKDIIGQAQTGTGKTAAFGIPILERINPRDRDVQAIVLCPTRELAIQVSEEISNLAKRMRSVSVLPVYGGQPIDRQFKALKRGAQVLVGTPGRVMDHLERGTITLDKVVMAVLDEADEMLDMGFRDDIEFILEKAPETVQTVFFSATMPPEILQLAKRFLKEPEFLKVTQKVLTVPSIEQIYYEVRPFQKMDALCRVLDVYNPKLTVVFCSTKRGVDELTANLQARGYQADGLHGNLNQTQRDRVMNRFRKGGIEILVATDVAARGIDVENVEAVVNFDIPNDVEYYVHRIGRTGRAGRTGRAFTFVSPKEFWKLRDIKRYTKARIVQHQIPSIEEVETAKSGQLLGEIRSQIQTGNLERYISTVENFIESEFNGDLTTMEMAAALLRIMMKRDLGDAVPDETGGFGDTGAQVGMVRLFVNVGRKMRIGARDIVGAIAGETGLPGKMIGNIDIYDRFTFVEVPQDYAQEVLGVMNGNQIRGYRLFVEPASRK